The region AAATAAAAGGTAGTACATAAAAAGGGCACAACGCCTGCTGTCAAGTATACGCCTGGTCGGAAAGAGCCTTTTAAAAACCAGGCTCCCATTACCTACCTTGAAGATTACCTGCAATGGCTAACTTGTTTTTATAAACCCAAACAGACAGGGTGTTTATCTAACAGTTGCGCTTCTGTGGAACCTGGATAAACCTTCATCTTCTTTATAACTTTATAGAAGTATCCTTTTTACCGCTTTAAATTTTGGGCTTGAATAGATATCAGGTTGAAGAATAGAACTAAAATGAGTAAGGGTGTTATACCTCAGTTCTTCTTAGAAGAATAGCTCTTGTAATAGCAGTATCTCTAGTTACCTTTAGACTGGAGGTATTTAACCCCTAAAAAGAAAAAGAAAAGTATAGGAATCGCAAAAACAAAGTACATTCCAAAATTTTTCAACCCAAAATAAGCAAGTAAAAATGCTGATGGAACTCCGATAATGGGCAACAATTTGTTCTTGTTCATATATCTAGTAGGTGGCTCATTCTATTGATCATTTCATTTCAAATTCTCTGGCAATAGGACATAGATCGATGACTTAGAATTGTTCTTCCCTTGCAGATACACCGTATGAATGCCTTACTAAGTCAATGACCTTCCACCAAAATAAACGAATAAAAATCTACAATCGGTACTCCTTATGGAGTGCTCGCACTCACCTGAAGCGTTTTTCCATTATAGAATTTATGGCCAGTCAATGCAAAATCCATAATATAACTCGCCATTTCTGTTGCCGTTAAGGGTGCTTTATAACCTGGAAAGGCTTCTTCCAACATTTCGGTTTGTACCGCTCCTAAAGCAAGTGTATTGAAGTACGGTCCGTTTTCTTTGTACTCTTCAGCTAGGAGTTCAAACAAGGTGATGACCGCTGCTTTGGCACTGGAATAAGCAGCAAGCCCTGGGAATTTTGCACTTCCTTGAATACCTCCCATAGAACTGATAGCAACTACATGAGTTTGTTTATTCATAGCCGGCATTAAAGCTTGTGTCAAAGCTGCTACTCCAAAAACATTTACCGCATAGCATTGCTGAAAATCTGCTGGGGTGAGTTGTTCAAAGGGCTTGTTCACTAACATTCCTGCGTTGTGAATCAAAATATCAATGCGGTCCCATTTATCCAGTAGGTTCTTAGCCGCAGCGTCTATACTGGACTGCGCACTCAAGTCGGTGGAAATCGCGTGTATCGAATTGTTCTCTAAGGCTTGGATAGTATCTATCTTTCGCGAAAGCGCTACCACCTCATGTCCAGCATTTGCTAATAACTGAGCCAGTTCAAATCCGATCCCGCGACTGGTTCCTGTAATAACTATTCTTTTACTCATTGGTAGTAGGGGTTAATTTCAATTGTTCTGCGTTCACTACTTTAAAGATTCCTGGCATCACCGCATCAACTAATTGTGCCATATGAATCGTATTAACTTGAGAAATATCATCTCCTACTTGATGGTAGTGGTCAAAATTGGTAAAGTCAAAAGTGCTAAAGGTTTGTGATGGCACATTAAATTCTTGAAAGAACGCATAGTTATCTGATCTCTTAAACAAATTTAATTGTGCTGCCTGGTCTAACTTTCCAGTCACTACACGGTCTTTATTTGCTTCATTAAAAACAGTCGCCATATCAGAACTATCATGTCCTGACAGATATGCGATATACGGGCGGTTTACCATAGGCGTACCCGTCATTTCAAAATTGAGCATCGCAACGACATTCACTCCTTCTTTTTTCATGCGCTGCGCTAAGTGCTTAGAGCCTAATAAGCCTTTTTCTTCAGCAGAGAAAAGTGCAAAAACAACCGTTCTTCTATTAAAGTCTAACTTTCTAAAATTTGCTGCTATAGCAAGTACAGTTGCTGTCCCTGTGGCATTATCATTAGCACCGTTTGCAATACTGTCTCCAGCAACGGCTTGTATCATTCCTATATGATCATAATGAGCTCCTATAACTACTACCTCATCCATTAAACTCTTATCGGACCCAGGAATCATAGCGATAACGTTAAAGGCTTCTTGTTCGTTAACTTCAAAATGATCCATATAAGATCCTTTATAAGGCAAAATACCTATCTGAGAAAAACGCTCCGAAAGGTAAACCGCTGCTTGTTCTATTCCTTCAGATCCCGTATCGCGACCTTTTAATTCATCACTTGCTAAATATTCTACATCCAGCGCGATTTGAACGGCACTGGCTTTAGGCATTTTGATTTCTGTGAGTTGGCTCATATTATCAAGAGCCTGCCCCATCTTGTCAATTCCCTTGGAAGAACTACAAGCACATGTAATCGCTGCGATGAATAGAAGTAATAGTGTTTTTTTCATGATGATTTTTTAAGTGGAGTAAAGATAGTATATAGACTTTATTTTAGGAAAGTAATTAGATATGGTTTT is a window of Nonlabens sp. MB-3u-79 DNA encoding:
- a CDS encoding M20/M25/M40 family metallo-hydrolase; its protein translation is MKKTLLLLFIAAITCACSSSKGIDKMGQALDNMSQLTEIKMPKASAVQIALDVEYLASDELKGRDTGSEGIEQAAVYLSERFSQIGILPYKGSYMDHFEVNEQEAFNVIAMIPGSDKSLMDEVVVIGAHYDHIGMIQAVAGDSIANGANDNATGTATVLAIAANFRKLDFNRRTVVFALFSAEEKGLLGSKHLAQRMKKEGVNVVAMLNFEMTGTPMVNRPYIAYLSGHDSSDMATVFNEANKDRVVTGKLDQAAQLNLFKRSDNYAFFQEFNVPSQTFSTFDFTNFDHYHQVGDDISQVNTIHMAQLVDAVMPGIFKVVNAEQLKLTPTTNE
- a CDS encoding SDR family NAD(P)-dependent oxidoreductase; its protein translation is MSKRIVITGTSRGIGFELAQLLANAGHEVVALSRKIDTIQALENNSIHAISTDLSAQSSIDAAAKNLLDKWDRIDILIHNAGMLVNKPFEQLTPADFQQCYAVNVFGVAALTQALMPAMNKQTHVVAISSMGGIQGSAKFPGLAAYSSAKAAVITLFELLAEEYKENGPYFNTLALGAVQTEMLEEAFPGYKAPLTATEMASYIMDFALTGHKFYNGKTLQVSASTP